Proteins found in one Saccharomyces cerevisiae S288C chromosome III, complete sequence genomic segment:
- the PET18 gene encoding Pet18p (hypothetical protein; has weak similarity to proteins involved in thiamin metabolism; expression is induced in the absence of thiamin), whose product MSCTTDKLIQKYDALVRKTTEHKFAKELCAGTLKDRSLYIYLSQDLQFFETSLRLICKTTSLAPTTHALITLAKKIGFFSNDENSYFHDCLELLAPSLTKEERDNFDNKAIPGVDAYINFLDELRKDASITWPSLVTSLWVAEELYWRWARDTPRAPGLHWKYQKWIDLHDGEHFQTWCEFLKAEVDKFPVEEVESIFVKVSQFEFEFFESCYNA is encoded by the coding sequence ATGAGCTGTACCACTGATAAGTTAATACAAAAGTACGACGCCCTTGTTAGGAAAACCACAGAACATAAATTCGCTAAGGAACTATGTGCCGGAACATTGAAGGACCGTAGTTTGTACATCTATTTATCACAAGATCtgcaattttttgaaactagCTTAAGGTTGATATGTAAGACGACTTCTTTAGCACCAACTACTCACGCTTTAATAACCTTAGCCAAAAAGattggatttttttctaatgaTGAAAACTCATACTTTCATGACTGCTTAGAATTATTGGCACCATCCCTCACCAAGGAAGAAAGAGATAATTTTGACAATAAAGCGATCCCCGGCGTTGATGCGTATATTAATTTCTTAGATGAGCTGAGAAAGGACGCCTCAATTACATGGCCATCCTTAGTAACCAGCTTATGGGTTGCTGAGGAACTCTATTGGAGATGGGCTCGTGATACTCCTAGAGCCCCAGGGTTGCATtggaaatatcaaaaatggaTTGATTTACATGATGGTGAGCATTTTCAAACTTGGTGTGAATTTCTAAAGGCTGAAGTTGACAAGTTTCCCGTCGAAGAAGTGGAAAGCATATTTGTGAAGGTTTCACAGTTCGAGTtcgaattttttgaatcttgTTACAACGCCTAA
- the HTL1 gene encoding Htl1p (Component of the RSC chromatin remodeling complex; RSC functions in transcriptional regulation and elongation, chromosome stability, and establishing sister chromatid cohesion; involved in telomere maintenance) codes for MSQNNTISSMNPERAYNNVTLKNLTAFQLLSQRENICELLNLVESTERHNSIINPERQRMSLEEMKKMLDALKNERKK; via the coding sequence ATGTCACAGAACAACACAATCAGCTCAATGAATCCTGAAAGAGCTTACAACAATGTAacgctgaaaaatttaacagCATTTCAGTTATTATCTCAAAGAGAAAACATATGCGAGTTATTGAACTTGGTAGAAAGTACGGAAAGACACAATAGTATTATCAATCCTGAAAGGCAAAGGATGAGtttggaagaaatgaaaaaaatgctcgatgctttgaaaaatgaaaggaaaaagtaG
- the MAK31 gene encoding Mak31p (Non-catalytic subunit of N-terminal acetyltransferase of the NatC type; required for replication of dsRNA virus; member of the Sm protein family): MDILKLSDFIGNTLIVSLTEDRILVGSLVAVDAQMNLLLDHVEERMGSSSRMMGLVSVPRRSVKTIMIDKPVLQELTANKVELMANIV; the protein is encoded by the coding sequence ATGGACATCTTGAAACTGTCAGATTTTATTGGAAATACTTTAATAGTTTCCCTTACAGAAGATCGTATTTTAGTTGGAAGCTTGGTTGCTGTAGATGCCCAAATGAATTTGCTATTAGATCATGTTGAGGAACGTATGGGCTCCAGTAGTAGAATGATGGGCCTAGTCAGCGTCCCTAGGCGTTCCGTTAAGACCATAATGATTGATAAGCCTGTTCTGCAGGAGCTTACTGCGAATAAAGTTGAATTGATGGCTAATATTGTTTAG